A stretch of the Malus domestica chromosome 08, GDT2T_hap1 genome encodes the following:
- the LOC139198166 gene encoding secreted RxLR effector protein 161-like, with protein MGDLTTTEPVTYKSAMKELVWHEAMNEEIAALHSQRTWSLVDFPHNKNLVGYKWVFKIKRNSDGTVARLLKDDGEPFNNHSLYRSIVRALQYLVFTRPDIAFSVHQVCQFMQFPMASHYLAMKRILRYLKGTMAHGIQYTKGSLTFRSFSDADWVGDPNDRHSTTGFVVFLGNNPISWASKKKQTVSRSSTEAEYRALSSTVAKLDWL; from the exons ATGGGTGATCTTACTACAACAGAGCCGGTAACATATAAGTCAGCTATGAAAGAACTAGTGTGGCATGAGgctatgaatgaagagattgcAGCTTTACATTCTCAAAGAACATGGAGTCTAGTGGATTTTCCACACAATAAGAATcttgttggctacaagtgggtatTTAAAATCAAGAGGAATTCTGATGGGACAGTAGCGAG GTTATTGAAGGACGATGGGGAACCTTTTAATAATCATAGTCTCTATAGAAGTATTGTTCGTGCCTTACAATACTTGGTTTTTACACGGCCTGACATAGCCTTTTCAGTAcaccaagtttgtcagtttatGCAATTTCCAATGGCTTCTCATTATTTGGCTATGAAGAGAATCTTGAGATATCTCAAAGGGACTATGGCACATGGAATTCAATATACTAAAGGCAGCTTAACATTCCGATCTTttagtgatgctgattgggttGGAGATCCTAATGATAGGCATTCTACAACAGGTTTTGTTGTGTTTCTTGGTAACAATCCTATCTCTTGGGCgtcaaagaaaaaacaaacagtATCAAGATCATCAACTGAAGCTGAATATCGAGCTCTCTCATCCACTGTTGCTAAATTGGATTGGCTGTAA